In the genome of Sander vitreus isolate 19-12246 chromosome 13, sanVit1, whole genome shotgun sequence, one region contains:
- the cytl1 gene encoding cytokine-like protein 1 — MFIFNHLLLVSSFVPLALSYSFYPPTCYTKVLSMARELTQWAADLKRDPETSYCMAHMPDLYLDVHNACVMYKMRTYISLVEGLRDRRCAYTREVRKLGVTLRQLFIIMSEKCHGDLVFTIYDCAALERYPGF, encoded by the exons ATGTTCATCTTTAACCACTTGTTGCTTGTTTCATCTTTTGTGCCGCTGGCACTAAGCTACTCTTTCTACCCACCAACATGCTACACCAAGGTGCTGAGCATGGCACGAGAGCTCACCCAGTGGGCTGCAGATTTGAAGAGGGACCCTGAAACT AGTTACTGCATGGCACACATGCCGGATCTCTACCTTGATGTCCAT AATGCCTGTGTGATGTACAAAATGAGGACCTACATCTCCCTGGTGGAAGGCCTGCGAGATCGCCGCTGCGCTTACACCAGAGAAGTGAGAAAGCTGGGTGTCACTCTTAGACAGCTCTTCATCATCATGTCAGAGAAATGTCACGGG gactTGGTGTTCACGATCTATGACTGTGCTGCACTGGAGCGCTATCCTGGATTCTga